AGAAACTAGCACCAATCACCATACCAATACTTTGAGGTAAAATAATGCCCATCGGATCAAGTCCAGCTGCATTGATAATGATCGTATATGCGCCATAACCGATTGTCGAGACGATCAATGCCCGCAATCCTTTGTTAAAATCAAGCATCTTGTTCGTTGTTTTCACACCACTGTCATCATCTTGCCGAGCTGTTAAATACGCCCCCAACACCAATAACCCAAGTGCAATAAACCCTAAAAGAAAATCTCGACTGCCTTTCCATTCATGAAAAAACACAGCGCCAGCAATCGTATTGACGATCAGCTGCATTCCCGTTGAAACAGGCAATCCTACAGATACACCCAAGTATTTCATGCCGTGGAATTGTTGATTTTGCCCAACACTCCAGAACAATCCCGATAAAATGCCGATCACGATCATCTGGATAGTGATCACGGGCTGGACAACCAAAAAGATAATTATCGAGAAAAACAATGCGCCAATGGTCATGCCTAGTGTCTGCTGATTGGCGCTACCACCGATTTTGCCACTGACAAGACCAATACTGCCCCAAGCAAACATCGGGATCAAAGCCACTAATAATTCCATAATATACTCCTATCAAAAGTATGATAAGTTTAGTCTAACAATAAAAGCGCTCTCTATACAAGCATAAGTTAGAAAAAACTCAAATAGAATTTCTCTCATGGTTATTATAAAGTTGATCGATTTGAATAGTAGCTTATATTTTTATTATTTAGCTTTGCATACTCAATTTCTTTTTTTGTGCTTTCTCCAATGTATCCGTCAACATCGATTACAAAAATTTCATCCGCTATCGCTATTTTTTTATAATGTATCTTTCCCAATAACAGAGCTTCTTCTTTTGTGACTTCAACTTCTTCACCTTGCTCAAAAAAGAATGGCGTTATCACTGCAAACCCCATCCGTGTTAGCATTGCTTCTGTTTGTCTAAATTCTTTCATAAACTTTATCGAACCACACAATGTTATTACTTTTATATTATCCATTCTTACCTATTTCTCTTTCAAATCGTTTTTAGTAAAATGATTCAACTTACCTATTCGGGTACAACGTTCAGCCGATTTACAGAATTTATCTATTTAGTGCAAACAGAACAAATGAAAATCGAAAAACTTGATCATGAAATAAAAATAGCGAGGCACTTTATCTAGAAGTAAGAAACGGTCTGTTCCAACACTATTTTTATCTTCGCTCATTAAAATAACTCAAAAAGGGAAACAACAATTTCATCGTTGTGCCTTCTCCTTCAACGGATTCCATCGTCAGCTGATGTCCTAACTTATCCGCAAGACTTTTCGCCAAATACAAGCCTAATCCTGTTGAATGCTGCTCACTTGTCCGACCATTTTCACCTGTAAATCCTTTATCAAAGATTCGATGCTGATCTTCTTTGGGGATTCCGATTCCGTTATCTTTCAAAGACAAACACGCGCCTTCTTTCGTCCGTGAAAGTGTAACCGTGATTTCACCGCCAGCCGGTGTATATTTGATTGCATTGCTCACTAATTGTTTAAAAATAAACGCTACCCATTTAGCATCCGTCAATACCATTTGGTCGTTTCCTTCAATTGAAAAACGCAAATTCTTTTGAATAAAATAATTTCCCTGCGTACGAATCACTGATTGAACAATTTCTTTTAACGAATATTCCTGAATCAAATAATCTCTAGAAAAACTGTCCAATCTAGCATAATAAAGAACTTGTTCGACATACTCATCGATTTTACTTAACTCATTTTCGACTAAATAATATTTTTTTTCTGGAATGTCATCTTCAATTGATTGTAAAATCAAATTCACTGCGGCTAAAGGAACTTTGATTTCATGAACCCATGAATCGATATAGTCTTTTTGATCTTGTTGATTGTTGATTGCTTGTTGCATCGTTTGTT
This sequence is a window from Enterococcus sp. 7F3_DIV0205. Protein-coding genes within it:
- a CDS encoding GRP family sugar transporter, producing the protein MELLVALIPMFAWGSIGLVSGKIGGSANQQTLGMTIGALFFSIIIFLVVQPVITIQMIVIGILSGLFWSVGQNQQFHGMKYLGVSVGLPVSTGMQLIVNTIAGAVFFHEWKGSRDFLLGFIALGLLVLGAYLTARQDDDSGVKTTNKMLDFNKGLRALIVSTIGYGAYTIIINAAGLDPMGIILPQSIGMVIGASFFAFNKVKLDRFVWRNMSCGLLWGLGNICMLLTMRQIGLAISFSLSQMGIIISTLGGIYLLGEHKSKKEMRYVIIGCLFVILGGILLGYMKA
- the sapS gene encoding two-component system sensor histidine kinase SapS translates to MTIWKYLKDHWLLLIGWLFFIGVTCFILWLSPDMVVNPSVIGYLVLLQGLFLLLFLAIDYSLKKRWWRSLDISEHPPSLELYLEEASKTEEKLVQNYINGLLIEHQQTMQQAINNQQDQKDYIDSWVHEIKVPLAAVNLILQSIEDDIPEKKYYLVENELSKIDEYVEQVLYYARLDSFSRDYLIQEYSLKEIVQSVIRTQGNYFIQKNLRFSIEGNDQMVLTDAKWVAFIFKQLVSNAIKYTPAGGEITVTLSRTKEGACLSLKDNGIGIPKEDQHRIFDKGFTGENGRTSEQHSTGLGLYLAKSLADKLGHQLTMESVEGEGTTMKLLFPFLSYFNERR